The nucleotide sequence CGTACGTCACGAGCTCGCATACGATCGCGGGCGGCGCCTGCACGGGCCTCGGCATCGGGCCGTCGGCGATCGGACGCGTCATCGGCGTGCTCAAGGCCTACTCGACGCGCGTCGGCGCCGGGCCGTTGCCGTCGGAGCTGCACGACGAGCGCGGCGCGCGCCTGCGCGATCAAGGCGGCGAGTACGGCACCGTCACCGGACGACCGCGCCGCTGCGGCTGGCTCGACGCCGTCGCCGCGCGCTATGCGGTCGCGCTCAACGGCCTGACGAGCGCCGTGATCACAAAGCTCGACGTGCTCTCTGGATTCGAGCGCGTCGAGATCGTTACCGGATATCGCCTGAACGGAAAGGCCGTCGCCTTCGGCCATGCCGGGGAGCCCGGACTCGAGATCGAGACCGAGGAGCATGAAGGCTGGAGCGAGCCGATCGGCGACTGCCGGCGCATCGCCGGCCTGCCGGCGGCGGCGCGCAGCTACGTGACGCGCATCGGCGAACTGCTCGGCGTCCCCGTCGAGCTCGTCTCGGTCGGACGCGAACGCACGCAGTTGGCGCGCTGAACCCGGCGCCCGGGAGTTCACTCCTGTATGGCGCGCGGATTTCGCTCCGCTCTCTTGCCGCTGCTCGAGCGGCGCAAGCGTATCGAGGATGAGAGGCGCCGCGATCTCGCGCTCTGCCGCCGCGCCCTCGACGAATCCGATCGGTCTCTCGAAGGCTTGAACGCCGAGCGCGTTCGATGCTCGCACGCCGCCGATCTGCGGCTACGCGACGCCTACCTCTGCCGGCTCGATGCGGAAGAAGCGTCGCTGCGCGGCCGCCGGCGCGAGCTTCACGCGGCGTGGGAGGGCGCTCGAGACGCCCTCGTTGCCGCGAACCGCGAGCATCGCGTCGTCGAAAAGCTGCACGAGCGCCGGCTCCGCGCATTCCAGATCGAAGCGGCCCGGCGCGAAGAGGCCGAGCTCGACGATGCCGACGCCCGACGGCGCGAGCGTGCCCTGCGCGAAAGAGTCGCGTACGCTGCGGCCGAAGGAGCGGCTCGGTGATCACGCTGACGCGACTCAACGGCCAGCCGCTGATGCTCAACTGCGATCTGATCGAATCGGTCGAGAGCAACGGCGAGACGATCGTAACGCTGACGACCGGTAACGCCGTCGTCGTTCGCGAGCGGCTCGACGAGATCGAGGCGAGGGTCGTCGCGTACAAGCGCAAGATTCAATGCCCCTGACGTTCTGGGCCGGTTACGTCGGGAAACTTGCGATCGCCGGGCTCGTTCTTTGCGCGCTCTACCTGCTCGCGCGCCGGGTGCGAGCGATGCCCCTCTTTCGCGCGCCGGGGCGGCGCGTCGAGCTGATCGAGTCGGCCGCGCTATCGCCGCACGCCGCGCTGCACGTCGTGCGCGCGGATGCTCGTTGTTATCTGATCGGGACCGGCGGAGCGACGATGCTCGCCGAGATGCGGGGCGCGGAGCTAGACGTTAAAGTATCGGAACTGGCCGATCTTGTTCCCGGCGCTCTCCACGAAGTAGATCTGGCTATCCAAGCCCAGCGTTAGGGTCGTCGGCTCCGAGTTCGCGGTCGGAATCCGATAGAACGCGACCTTGTGCGTCTTGAAGAAAAACTGCCCCATCTTGTTCTTCATCGTATCGGTGAAGTAGAAGTTGCCGTCGATGCCCTGCACGAGCGCGTCGGGCGTCACCGCGCCCGTGAGCGGGTACTCCGCGGTGATGACGCCGGTCGTCGCGATGCGGCCGATCTTCAAGCCCTTCTTCTCGGTGAACCAGAGCGCGTTATCGGTTGCCGTCGCGATGCCGGCGGGTTCCGAGTCGGCGGTCGGTATCTGATACTCGCGCAGCGGATAGCCGCTGACCGGAAGACGGCCGATGCTGTTCGTTCCAGGTTCGGTGAACCAGAGCGCCCCGTCGGGCCCATTCGTGATGGCGTCCGGCTGCGCGTTGCCGGTAAGTTTATACTGCGTGAAGCGCACGTGCGGCTTCACGTGAAGCTGCTGGACGCGCCAGATCGAGTTCGTGCCGATGTCGGCGACCCACATTGCACCGTCGGAACCGAGCGCGATCGCCGCGGGTTTTGCCGCCGGGTCGGGGAGCGTGTACTCCGTATACGGCGGACCGGTGACCGTGATCTGCGCGACCTTCCCGATGTTCGTCTCGGTGAACCAGACGTTGAGATTCGGTCCGGGGCCCGAAGCGATGCCGTTCGGCCCGGCCTTTTTCGACGGCGTCACGCTCTCGGAAATTTTGCCGCCGGTATTGAGCTGCGCCATCTTGCTCGCGCGGAACTCCGTCACCCAGATATTGCCGTCTGCACCGAGTGCGATGCCGACCGGATCGCTCGATGCAGTTGGAATGG is from Candidatus Binatia bacterium and encodes:
- a CDS encoding flagellar export protein FliJ, producing the protein MARGFRSALLPLLERRKRIEDERRRDLALCRRALDESDRSLEGLNAERVRCSHAADLRLRDAYLCRLDAEEASLRGRRRELHAAWEGARDALVAANREHRVVEKLHERRLRAFQIEAARREEAELDDADARRRERALRERVAYAAAEGAAR
- a CDS encoding flagellar biosynthetic protein FliO yields the protein MPLTFWAGYVGKLAIAGLVLCALYLLARRVRAMPLFRAPGRRVELIESAALSPHAALHVVRADARCYLIGTGGATMLAEMRGAELDVKVSELADLVPGALHEVDLAIQAQR
- a CDS encoding flagellar FlbD family protein, with the protein product MITLTRLNGQPLMLNCDLIESVESNGETIVTLTTGNAVVVRERLDEIEARVVAYKRKIQCP
- a CDS encoding Virginiamycin B lyase, translated to MRFALAFLAAGLLAACGAGTPISSGTPTPAPTLPPTVTSQYPIPTASSDPVGIALGADGNIWVTEFRASKMAQLNTGGKISESVTPSKKAGPNGIASGPGPNLNVWFTETNIGKVAQITVTGPPYTEYTLPDPAAKPAAIALGSDGAMWVADIGTNSIWRVQQLHVKPHVRFTQYKLTGNAQPDAITNGPDGALWFTEPGTNSIGRLPVSGYPLREYQIPTADSEPAGIATATDNALWFTEKKGLKIGRIATTGVITAEYPLTGAVTPDALVQGIDGNFYFTDTMKNKMGQFFFKTHKVAFYRIPTANSEPTTLTLGLDSQIYFVESAGNKIGQFRYFNV